From a single Rosa rugosa chromosome 7, drRosRugo1.1, whole genome shotgun sequence genomic region:
- the LOC133721774 gene encoding microtubule-destabilizing protein 60 isoform X2, with product MEKALTKSSLKSTSPSHSAVSSWSSNSGGMPRDELKERGYDKDYYYKASYQSKSPTRESTKPQEVKLHTQQRATKRAMFNYMVAAKLSILEQRRKQEEMLHKMIEEEEIRLLRKEMIPRAQLMPFFDRPFIPQRSSRPLTIPKEPSCFRMMSSKGFTACRSGTPIYSFQHTTQAPIK from the exons aTGGAGAAGGCACTCACCAAGTCTAGTCTTAAG AGTACTAGTCCTTCACACTCTGCTGTGAGTTCATGGAGCTCAAATTCTGGAGGAATG CCAAGAGATGAACTCAAAGAACGGGGATATGACAAAGACTACTACTATAAG GCTTCTTATCAGAGCAAGTCTCCTACAAGAGAAAGTACCAAGCCTCAAGAAGTTAAACTTCACACTCAACAAAGGGCAACCAAACGGGCAATGTTCAACTACATG GTTGCAGCAAAGCTGAGTATCTTGGAGCAGCGGAGAAAGCAAGAAGAGATGTTGCATAAG ATGATAGAAGAGGAAGAGATTCGCTTACTGAGAAAGGAGATGATTCCAAGGGCTCAACTCATGCCGTTTTTCGATAGACCTTTTATTCCTCAAAG ATCAAGCAGGCCTTTGACAATTCCTAAAGAACCAAGCTGCTTTCGCATGATGAGCAGCAAGGGCTTCACTGCTTGTAGATCTGGTACCCCAATCTACAGTTTCCAACACACTACTCAAGCCCCCATCAAGTAA
- the LOC133721774 gene encoding microtubule-destabilizing protein 60 isoform X3, with protein MEKALTKSSLKSVKSTSPSHSAVSSWSSNSGGMPRDELKERGYDKDYYYKSKSPTRESTKPQEVKLHTQQRATKRAMFNYMVAAKLSILEQRRKQEEMLHKMIEEEEIRLLRKEMIPRAQLMPFFDRPFIPQRSSRPLTIPKEPSCFRMMSSKGFTACRSGTPIYSFQHTTQAPIK; from the exons aTGGAGAAGGCACTCACCAAGTCTAGTCTTAAG TCTGTGAAGAGTACTAGTCCTTCACACTCTGCTGTGAGTTCATGGAGCTCAAATTCTGGAGGAATG CCAAGAGATGAACTCAAAGAACGGGGATATGACAAAGACTACTACTATAAG AGCAAGTCTCCTACAAGAGAAAGTACCAAGCCTCAAGAAGTTAAACTTCACACTCAACAAAGGGCAACCAAACGGGCAATGTTCAACTACATG GTTGCAGCAAAGCTGAGTATCTTGGAGCAGCGGAGAAAGCAAGAAGAGATGTTGCATAAG ATGATAGAAGAGGAAGAGATTCGCTTACTGAGAAAGGAGATGATTCCAAGGGCTCAACTCATGCCGTTTTTCGATAGACCTTTTATTCCTCAAAG ATCAAGCAGGCCTTTGACAATTCCTAAAGAACCAAGCTGCTTTCGCATGATGAGCAGCAAGGGCTTCACTGCTTGTAGATCTGGTACCCCAATCTACAGTTTCCAACACACTACTCAAGCCCCCATCAAGTAA
- the LOC133721774 gene encoding microtubule-destabilizing protein 60 isoform X7 encodes MEKALTKSSLKPRDELKERGYDKDYYYKASYQSKSPTRESTKPQEVKLHTQQRATKRAMFNYMVAAKLSILEQRRKQEEMLHKMIEEEEIRLLRKEMIPRAQLMPFFDRPFIPQRSSRPLTIPKEPSCFRMMSSKGFTACRSGTPIYSFQHTTQAPIK; translated from the exons aTGGAGAAGGCACTCACCAAGTCTAGTCTTAAG CCAAGAGATGAACTCAAAGAACGGGGATATGACAAAGACTACTACTATAAG GCTTCTTATCAGAGCAAGTCTCCTACAAGAGAAAGTACCAAGCCTCAAGAAGTTAAACTTCACACTCAACAAAGGGCAACCAAACGGGCAATGTTCAACTACATG GTTGCAGCAAAGCTGAGTATCTTGGAGCAGCGGAGAAAGCAAGAAGAGATGTTGCATAAG ATGATAGAAGAGGAAGAGATTCGCTTACTGAGAAAGGAGATGATTCCAAGGGCTCAACTCATGCCGTTTTTCGATAGACCTTTTATTCCTCAAAG ATCAAGCAGGCCTTTGACAATTCCTAAAGAACCAAGCTGCTTTCGCATGATGAGCAGCAAGGGCTTCACTGCTTGTAGATCTGGTACCCCAATCTACAGTTTCCAACACACTACTCAAGCCCCCATCAAGTAA
- the LOC133721774 gene encoding microtubule-destabilizing protein 60 isoform X8 — protein sequence MEKALTKSSLKPRDELKERGYDKDYYYKSKSPTRESTKPQEVKLHTQQRATKRAMFNYMVAAKLSILEQRRKQEEMLHKMIEEEEIRLLRKEMIPRAQLMPFFDRPFIPQRSSRPLTIPKEPSCFRMMSSKGFTACRSGTPIYSFQHTTQAPIK from the exons aTGGAGAAGGCACTCACCAAGTCTAGTCTTAAG CCAAGAGATGAACTCAAAGAACGGGGATATGACAAAGACTACTACTATAAG AGCAAGTCTCCTACAAGAGAAAGTACCAAGCCTCAAGAAGTTAAACTTCACACTCAACAAAGGGCAACCAAACGGGCAATGTTCAACTACATG GTTGCAGCAAAGCTGAGTATCTTGGAGCAGCGGAGAAAGCAAGAAGAGATGTTGCATAAG ATGATAGAAGAGGAAGAGATTCGCTTACTGAGAAAGGAGATGATTCCAAGGGCTCAACTCATGCCGTTTTTCGATAGACCTTTTATTCCTCAAAG ATCAAGCAGGCCTTTGACAATTCCTAAAGAACCAAGCTGCTTTCGCATGATGAGCAGCAAGGGCTTCACTGCTTGTAGATCTGGTACCCCAATCTACAGTTTCCAACACACTACTCAAGCCCCCATCAAGTAA
- the LOC133721774 gene encoding microtubule-destabilizing protein 60 isoform X4, whose amino-acid sequence MEKALTKSSLKSVKSTSPSHSAVSSWSSNSGGMASYQSKSPTRESTKPQEVKLHTQQRATKRAMFNYMVAAKLSILEQRRKQEEMLHKMIEEEEIRLLRKEMIPRAQLMPFFDRPFIPQRSSRPLTIPKEPSCFRMMSSKGFTACRSGTPIYSFQHTTQAPIK is encoded by the exons aTGGAGAAGGCACTCACCAAGTCTAGTCTTAAG TCTGTGAAGAGTACTAGTCCTTCACACTCTGCTGTGAGTTCATGGAGCTCAAATTCTGGAGGAATG GCTTCTTATCAGAGCAAGTCTCCTACAAGAGAAAGTACCAAGCCTCAAGAAGTTAAACTTCACACTCAACAAAGGGCAACCAAACGGGCAATGTTCAACTACATG GTTGCAGCAAAGCTGAGTATCTTGGAGCAGCGGAGAAAGCAAGAAGAGATGTTGCATAAG ATGATAGAAGAGGAAGAGATTCGCTTACTGAGAAAGGAGATGATTCCAAGGGCTCAACTCATGCCGTTTTTCGATAGACCTTTTATTCCTCAAAG ATCAAGCAGGCCTTTGACAATTCCTAAAGAACCAAGCTGCTTTCGCATGATGAGCAGCAAGGGCTTCACTGCTTGTAGATCTGGTACCCCAATCTACAGTTTCCAACACACTACTCAAGCCCCCATCAAGTAA
- the LOC133721774 gene encoding microtubule-destabilizing protein 60 isoform X6, with translation MEKALTKSSLKSVKSTSPSHSAVSSWSSNSGGMSKSPTRESTKPQEVKLHTQQRATKRAMFNYMVAAKLSILEQRRKQEEMLHKMIEEEEIRLLRKEMIPRAQLMPFFDRPFIPQRSSRPLTIPKEPSCFRMMSSKGFTACRSGTPIYSFQHTTQAPIK, from the exons aTGGAGAAGGCACTCACCAAGTCTAGTCTTAAG TCTGTGAAGAGTACTAGTCCTTCACACTCTGCTGTGAGTTCATGGAGCTCAAATTCTGGAGGAATG AGCAAGTCTCCTACAAGAGAAAGTACCAAGCCTCAAGAAGTTAAACTTCACACTCAACAAAGGGCAACCAAACGGGCAATGTTCAACTACATG GTTGCAGCAAAGCTGAGTATCTTGGAGCAGCGGAGAAAGCAAGAAGAGATGTTGCATAAG ATGATAGAAGAGGAAGAGATTCGCTTACTGAGAAAGGAGATGATTCCAAGGGCTCAACTCATGCCGTTTTTCGATAGACCTTTTATTCCTCAAAG ATCAAGCAGGCCTTTGACAATTCCTAAAGAACCAAGCTGCTTTCGCATGATGAGCAGCAAGGGCTTCACTGCTTGTAGATCTGGTACCCCAATCTACAGTTTCCAACACACTACTCAAGCCCCCATCAAGTAA
- the LOC133721774 gene encoding microtubule-destabilizing protein 60 isoform X5, protein MEKALTKSSLKSTSPSHSAVSSWSSNSGGMASYQSKSPTRESTKPQEVKLHTQQRATKRAMFNYMVAAKLSILEQRRKQEEMLHKMIEEEEIRLLRKEMIPRAQLMPFFDRPFIPQRSSRPLTIPKEPSCFRMMSSKGFTACRSGTPIYSFQHTTQAPIK, encoded by the exons aTGGAGAAGGCACTCACCAAGTCTAGTCTTAAG AGTACTAGTCCTTCACACTCTGCTGTGAGTTCATGGAGCTCAAATTCTGGAGGAATG GCTTCTTATCAGAGCAAGTCTCCTACAAGAGAAAGTACCAAGCCTCAAGAAGTTAAACTTCACACTCAACAAAGGGCAACCAAACGGGCAATGTTCAACTACATG GTTGCAGCAAAGCTGAGTATCTTGGAGCAGCGGAGAAAGCAAGAAGAGATGTTGCATAAG ATGATAGAAGAGGAAGAGATTCGCTTACTGAGAAAGGAGATGATTCCAAGGGCTCAACTCATGCCGTTTTTCGATAGACCTTTTATTCCTCAAAG ATCAAGCAGGCCTTTGACAATTCCTAAAGAACCAAGCTGCTTTCGCATGATGAGCAGCAAGGGCTTCACTGCTTGTAGATCTGGTACCCCAATCTACAGTTTCCAACACACTACTCAAGCCCCCATCAAGTAA
- the LOC133722012 gene encoding uncharacterized protein LOC133722012, which produces MSVLCGAECVMVLGCTRWLWRRCTYVGSDDSDTWPLATPDEFDPVPRLCRLILAVYEPDLHNPRFIPKGGYRLNPDGVVKRVTYEQTCGHAPPYLIYVDHDHRDIVLAIRGLNLVKESDYKLLLDNKLGMQMFDGGYVHHGLLKSAIWLLNEEGETLKRLWLENGPDYNMVFVGHSLGSGVAALLTVIVVNHRDRLGGIPRSQIRCYALAPARCMSLNLAVKYADVIQSVILQDDFLARTATPLEDIFKSIFCLPCLLFLVCLRDTFIPEDRKLRDPRRLYAPGRMYHIVERKFCRCGRYPPEVRTAIPVDGRFEHIVLSCHATSDHGIIWIEREAEKAVERMRERSSETITTAPKVQKLERLRTFEKEHKDALERAVSLNVPYAVTASEEASEDQKPEEAPQNETEDVSETKSKSTSGRTNWDHVVQKLFKKTESGDIQLNRESNALN; this is translated from the exons ATGTCGGTTCTCTGCGGCGCCGAGTGCGTCATGGTGTTGGGCTGCACGCGCTGGCTCTGGCGCCGCTGCACTTACGTCGGCTCCGACGACAGCGACACCTGGCCCCTCGCCACCCCCGACGAGTTCGATCCCGTCCCCCGCCTCTGCCGCCTGATCCTCGCCGTCTACGAGCCCGATCTCCACAACCCCCGCTTCATCCCCAAAGGCGGCTACCGTCTCAACCCCGACGGCGTCGTCAAGCGCGTCACCTACGAGCAGACCTGCGGCCACGCGCCGCCCTACCTCATCTACGTCGACCACGACCACCGCGACATCGTCCTCGCCATCCGGGGGCTCAATCTGGTGAAGGAGAGCGACTACAAGCTGCTGCTGGATAACAAGCTCGGAATGCAGATGTTCGACGGCGGCTACGTCCACCATGGCCTCCTGAAGTCCGCCATTTGGTTGCTTAACGAGGAAGGCGAGACTCTGAAGCGACTATGGCTTGAGAATGGACCTGATTACAATATGGTCTTTGTTGGCCACTCTTTGGGGTCTGGTGTGGCCGCATTGCTGACTGTGATCGTGGTCAATCATAGGGACCGATTGGGTGGGATTCCCCGGAGTCAGATTCGCTGTTATGCTCTAGCTCCGGCGCGCTGTATGTCCTTGAATTTGGCTGTCAAGTACGCCGATGTTATACAGTCAGTGATCTTGCAG GACGATTTCTTGGCAAGAACTGCAACTCCCTTGGAAGATATCTTCAAGTCAATCTTTTg CTTGCCGTGCTTGTTGTTTTTGGTGTGTTTGAGAGATACATTCATACCGGAAGATAGAAAGCTTAGAGATCCCAGAAGACTCTATGCACCAGGTCGGATGTATCATATTGTAGAGCGCAAATTTTGCAG ATGTGGGAGGTATCCTCCAGAGGTCAGAACTGCCATTCCTGTTGATGGAAGATTTGAACATATTGTCTTGTCATGTCATGCTACATCAGATCATGGAATTATCTGGATAGAAAGGGAAGCAGAGAAGGCTGTAGAA AGAATGAGGGAAAGGAGCTCTGAGACCATAACAACTGCTCCAAAAGTACAAAAACTAGAGAGGCTGCGGACGTTTGAAAAGGAACACAAAGATGCGTTGGAAAGAGCTGTCAGTTTAAATGTGCCTTATGCTGTAACGGCCTCTGAGGAAGCCTCCGAGGATCAAAAACCGGAGGAGGCTCCGCAGAATGAGACTGAAGATGTGTCAGAGACAAAGTCAAAGTCCACTAGTGGAAGGACAAACTGGGATCATGTGGTTCAAAAGCTATTTAAGAAAACTGAGTCTGGAGATATACAGCTAAATAGAGAATCAAATGCCCTCAACTAG
- the LOC133721774 gene encoding microtubule-destabilizing protein 60 isoform X1 encodes MEKALTKSSLKSVKSTSPSHSAVSSWSSNSGGMPRDELKERGYDKDYYYKASYQSKSPTRESTKPQEVKLHTQQRATKRAMFNYMVAAKLSILEQRRKQEEMLHKMIEEEEIRLLRKEMIPRAQLMPFFDRPFIPQRSSRPLTIPKEPSCFRMMSSKGFTACRSGTPIYSFQHTTQAPIK; translated from the exons aTGGAGAAGGCACTCACCAAGTCTAGTCTTAAG TCTGTGAAGAGTACTAGTCCTTCACACTCTGCTGTGAGTTCATGGAGCTCAAATTCTGGAGGAATG CCAAGAGATGAACTCAAAGAACGGGGATATGACAAAGACTACTACTATAAG GCTTCTTATCAGAGCAAGTCTCCTACAAGAGAAAGTACCAAGCCTCAAGAAGTTAAACTTCACACTCAACAAAGGGCAACCAAACGGGCAATGTTCAACTACATG GTTGCAGCAAAGCTGAGTATCTTGGAGCAGCGGAGAAAGCAAGAAGAGATGTTGCATAAG ATGATAGAAGAGGAAGAGATTCGCTTACTGAGAAAGGAGATGATTCCAAGGGCTCAACTCATGCCGTTTTTCGATAGACCTTTTATTCCTCAAAG ATCAAGCAGGCCTTTGACAATTCCTAAAGAACCAAGCTGCTTTCGCATGATGAGCAGCAAGGGCTTCACTGCTTGTAGATCTGGTACCCCAATCTACAGTTTCCAACACACTACTCAAGCCCCCATCAAGTAA